One Setaria viridis chromosome 3, Setaria_viridis_v4.0, whole genome shotgun sequence DNA window includes the following coding sequences:
- the LOC117848338 gene encoding ureide permease 1 isoform X1, which produces MDHVLACASSPLTCHEVLEGPLLSSLSSVRTGLTMYVIEDKGGAIALMLASLLFLGTWPAVLTLLERRGRLPQHTYLDYSITNLLAAVLIALTFGQLGNSKDGMPNFFTQLSQDNWPSVLFAMAGGVVLSVGNLSTQYAWAYVGLSVTEVISSSMVVVIGTTLNYFLDNRINRAEILFTGVACFLVAVILGSAVHASNAADNAEKLNASNKLGANGSVEPSKGVLDKDAPKDLENGASGTKHVTKAEAGTAEYLIELEERRSIKVFGSSTFIGLGIVFFSGVCFSLFSPAFNLATNDQWHTLKDGVPHLVVYTAFFYFSISCFVIGIGLNILFLYRPMAGVPKSSFKAYLNDWNGRQWALLAGLLCGFGNGFQFMGGQAAGYAAADAVQALPLVSTFWGILLFGEYRKSSRKTYILLGFMLSMFVAAVATLMASSGHRSTK; this is translated from the exons ATGGACCATGTTCTTGCATGTGCGTCTTCTCCGCTCACTTGCCACGAG GTGCTTGAAGGCCCTCTCCTGAGCTCCCTGTCCTCTGTCAGAACCGGCCTCACGATGTACGTGATCGAGGACAAGGGCGGCGCCATCGCGCTGATGCTGGCGTCGCTCCTGTTTCTCGGCACCTGGCCTGCCGTGCTCACCCTGCTGGAGCGCCGGGGCCGGCTGCCGCAGCACACCTACCTCGACTACTCCATCACCAACCTCCTTGCCGCCGTCCTCATTGCGCTCACCTTCGGCCAACTCGGGAACAGCAAGGATGGCATGCCCAACTTTTTCACCCAGCTCAGCCAG GACAACTGGCCTTCGGTGCTATTCGCCATGGCAGGCGGTGTGGTGCTCAGCGTTGGGAACCTGTCGACGCAGTACGCGTGGGCGTATGTGGGCCTCTCGGTGACTGAGGTTATCAGCTCCAGCATGGTGGTGGTAATAG GCACGACACTGAACTACTTCCTGGACAACCGCATCAACAGGGCAGAGATTCTGTTCACCGGTGTGGCATGCTTCCTAGTTGCCGTCATCCTCGGCTCCGCTGTCCATGCCTCCAATGCCGCCGATAACGCGGAGAAACTCAATGCCTCCAACAAACTTGG GGCAAATGGAAGTGTGGAACCAAGTAAAGGAGTCCTAGACAAAG ACGCTCCCAAGGACTTGGAGAATGGAGCCTCTGGAACCAAGCATGTTACCAAAGCTGAGGCAGGGACAGCAGAATATCTCATTGAGCTCGAGGAGCGGCGATCAATTAAG GTCTTCGGATCAAGCACCTTCATTGGGCTTGGCATCGTCTTCTTCTCTGGTGTGTGCTTCTCGCTCTTCTCACCGGCGTTCAACCTGGCCACCAACGACCAGTGGCACACCCTTAAGGATGGCGTGCCGCACCTGGTGGTGTACACCGCCTTCTTCTACTTCTCCATCTCCTGCTTCGTCATCGGCATTGGCCTCAACATCCTGTTCCTCTACCGTCCAATGGCCGGTGTGCCCAAATCCTCCTTCAAGGCCTACCTCAACGACTGGAACGGCCGGCAGTGGGCTCTCCTTGCCGGCTTGCTCTGCGGATTCGGCAATGGGTTCCAGTTCATGGGCGGCCAGGCTGCCGGGTATGCAGCTGCCGATGCTGTTCAG GCGTTGCCGCTTGTGAGCACATTCTGGGGCATACTGCTTTTCGGTGAGTACCGGAAGTCGTCGCGGAAGACCTACATCCTGCTCGGTTTCATGCTTTCCATGTTCGTCGCCGCAGTAGCGACGCTCATGGCCTCGTCAGGTCACAGGAGCACAAAGTGA
- the LOC117848338 gene encoding ureide permease 1 isoform X2: MYVIEDKGGAIALMLASLLFLGTWPAVLTLLERRGRLPQHTYLDYSITNLLAAVLIALTFGQLGNSKDGMPNFFTQLSQDNWPSVLFAMAGGVVLSVGNLSTQYAWAYVGLSVTEVISSSMVVVIGTTLNYFLDNRINRAEILFTGVACFLVAVILGSAVHASNAADNAEKLNASNKLGANGSVEPSKGVLDKDAPKDLENGASGTKHVTKAEAGTAEYLIELEERRSIKVFGSSTFIGLGIVFFSGVCFSLFSPAFNLATNDQWHTLKDGVPHLVVYTAFFYFSISCFVIGIGLNILFLYRPMAGVPKSSFKAYLNDWNGRQWALLAGLLCGFGNGFQFMGGQAAGYAAADAVQALPLVSTFWGILLFGEYRKSSRKTYILLGFMLSMFVAAVATLMASSGHRSTK, encoded by the exons ATGTACGTGATCGAGGACAAGGGCGGCGCCATCGCGCTGATGCTGGCGTCGCTCCTGTTTCTCGGCACCTGGCCTGCCGTGCTCACCCTGCTGGAGCGCCGGGGCCGGCTGCCGCAGCACACCTACCTCGACTACTCCATCACCAACCTCCTTGCCGCCGTCCTCATTGCGCTCACCTTCGGCCAACTCGGGAACAGCAAGGATGGCATGCCCAACTTTTTCACCCAGCTCAGCCAG GACAACTGGCCTTCGGTGCTATTCGCCATGGCAGGCGGTGTGGTGCTCAGCGTTGGGAACCTGTCGACGCAGTACGCGTGGGCGTATGTGGGCCTCTCGGTGACTGAGGTTATCAGCTCCAGCATGGTGGTGGTAATAG GCACGACACTGAACTACTTCCTGGACAACCGCATCAACAGGGCAGAGATTCTGTTCACCGGTGTGGCATGCTTCCTAGTTGCCGTCATCCTCGGCTCCGCTGTCCATGCCTCCAATGCCGCCGATAACGCGGAGAAACTCAATGCCTCCAACAAACTTGG GGCAAATGGAAGTGTGGAACCAAGTAAAGGAGTCCTAGACAAAG ACGCTCCCAAGGACTTGGAGAATGGAGCCTCTGGAACCAAGCATGTTACCAAAGCTGAGGCAGGGACAGCAGAATATCTCATTGAGCTCGAGGAGCGGCGATCAATTAAG GTCTTCGGATCAAGCACCTTCATTGGGCTTGGCATCGTCTTCTTCTCTGGTGTGTGCTTCTCGCTCTTCTCACCGGCGTTCAACCTGGCCACCAACGACCAGTGGCACACCCTTAAGGATGGCGTGCCGCACCTGGTGGTGTACACCGCCTTCTTCTACTTCTCCATCTCCTGCTTCGTCATCGGCATTGGCCTCAACATCCTGTTCCTCTACCGTCCAATGGCCGGTGTGCCCAAATCCTCCTTCAAGGCCTACCTCAACGACTGGAACGGCCGGCAGTGGGCTCTCCTTGCCGGCTTGCTCTGCGGATTCGGCAATGGGTTCCAGTTCATGGGCGGCCAGGCTGCCGGGTATGCAGCTGCCGATGCTGTTCAG GCGTTGCCGCTTGTGAGCACATTCTGGGGCATACTGCTTTTCGGTGAGTACCGGAAGTCGTCGCGGAAGACCTACATCCTGCTCGGTTTCATGCTTTCCATGTTCGTCGCCGCAGTAGCGACGCTCATGGCCTCGTCAGGTCACAGGAGCACAAAGTGA
- the LOC117848337 gene encoding DNAJ protein JJJ1 homolog yields the protein MASAAGGAPKRCYYEVLGLPRDCSPTDIKLAFRRLALSLHPDKQGPGADLAAATAAFQELQHAHSVLSDPQERAYYDSHRSQILFSDASAAGAKSASPVPDLFAFFSSSAFSGFSDTGRGFYKVYGDVFDRVFAQELAYARRMGVPEPAAPPVIGNLDSPYTQVTAFYNYWLGFGSVMDFGWAAEWDAARGENRRVRRLMEEDNKKAMRKARREYNDAVRGLAAFCKKRDKRVVDMALKKKAEEEKRKAEEKERKKEEERRKKERAMAYQEPDWARVEEEEGLYDDEEEEEMKAKRKEELYCVACNKKFKSDKQWKNHEQSKKHRDKIAELRMAFKEEEESLKEAEEEGEGDLDEVDVGFDFKPMQESDDESAFSDAAEELAEDLEEGLEVRDKEDGDKVFDSAEQEVGSYDEASVLEAMLSSRKNRKGGYVAPTEKTSSGAAEEDDDDRSSEVNNTKRKGRRRRAAKKEQDEGTYADNERHGKSEVQPEESGNGNGADDKMEGPSSSNEGSASASKGDEQNGKNSNPKKNKKNKKGAEKKTNVSADQKSTSKAEQKSKGKKQKEVSKAPSNDCETCGGTFESRNKLFSHLEETGHAMLKTRQKNR from the exons atggcgtccgcggcgggcggcgcgccgaaGCGCTGCTACTACGAGGTCCTGGGCCTCCCCCGCGACTGCTCGCCCACCGATATCAAGCTCGCCTTCCGCCGCCTCGCGCTCTCCCTCCACCCCGACAAGCAGGGCCCCGGCgctgacctcgccgccgccaccgccgccttccaGGAGCTCCAGCACGCGCACTCCGTCCTCTCCGACCCGCAGGAGCGTGCCTACTACGACTCCCACCGCTCCCAGATCCTCTTCtccgacgcctccgccgccggcgccaaatCCGCCTCCCCCGTCCCGGACCTCTtcgccttcttctcctcctccgccttctcCGGCTTCTCCGACACCGGCCGCGGCTTCTACAAGGTCTACGGCGACGTCTTCGACAGGGTCTTCGCGCAGGAGCTCGCCTACGCGCGCCGGATGGGGGTCCCcgagcccgccgcgccgcccgtcaTCGGGAACCTCGATTCCCCCTACACGCAGGTCACCGCCTTCTACAATTACTGGCTTGGCTTTGGCTCGGTCATGGATTTCGGGTGGGCGGCCGAGTGGGACGCCGCGCGCGGGGAGAACCGCCGCGTCCGGAGGCTCATGGAGGAGGACAACAAGAAGGCGATGCGCAAGGCGCGCCGGGAGTACAATGACGCCGTCAGGGGCCTCGCTGCGTTCTGCAAGAAGAGGGACAAGAGGGTGGTGGACATGGCGCTGAAGAAGAAagcagaggaggagaagaggaaggctgaggagaaggagaggaaaaaggaggaggagaggaggaagaaggagcggGCCATGGCATATCAGGAGCCCGATTGGGCGagggtggaggaagaggaagggttgtatgatgacgaggaggaagaggagatgaaggccaagaggaaggaggagctGTACTGTGTGGCGTGTAATAAGAAGTTCAAATCGGATAAGCAGTGGAAGAACCACGAGCAGTCGAAGAAGCATAGGGATAAGATCGCAGAGCTGAGGATGGCGtttaaggaggaggaggaatctttgaaggaggcagaggaggagggggaaggtgatTTGGATGAAGTTGATGTGGGGTTTGATTTTAAGCCTATGCAGGAGTCGGATGATGAGAGTGCATTTTCAGATGCCGCAGAAGAGTTGGCTGAAGACTTGGAGGAAGGCTTGGAGGTGCGTGATAAAGAGGATGGTGATAAGGTTTTTGATAGTGCAGAGCAGGAGGTTGGTTCTTATGATGAGGCGAGTGTTTTGGAGGCTATGCTGTCAAGCCGCAAGAACAGGAAGGGTGGTTATGTGGCTCCTACAGAAAAAACTTCATCAGGTGCTGctgaggaggatgatgatgacagAAGTTCTGAAGTTAATAATACTAAAAGGAAAGGACGCAGGAGACGGGCAGCGAAGAAGGAACAAGATGAAGGTACTTATGCTGATAATGAGAGGCATGGTAAAAGTGAGGTTCAGCCTGAGGAATCTGGCAATGGTAATGGTGCTGATGATAAGATGGAAGGGCCATCCTCTTCTAATGAAGGCAGTGCTTCAGCAAGCAAAGGAGATGAGCAGAATGGGAAAAATAGCAATCctaaaaagaacaaaaagaacaagaaaGGTGCAGAAAAGAAAACCAATGTTTCTGCTGACCAGAAGAGTACATCAAAGGCTGAACAGAAGAGTAAGGGGAAGAAGCAAAAG GAGGTCTCAAAAGCACCTAGTAATGATTGTGAAACCTGTGGAGGAACTTTTGAATCAAG GAACAAGCTGTTCTCTCACTTGGAAGAAACAGGCCATGCGATGCTGAAGACGCGGCAGAAAAATCGTTGA
- the LOC117847569 gene encoding F-box protein At5g07610, which translates to MMTGGSGSKKRARRTRKPDPTALLTDDLLVEILARVPYRSLCRCRCVSKRWRALISHPDHRARLPQTLAGIFYHGPVAVGCGGSPESTSTSNCFASVPGTAPPLIHTSFSFLPDREREELVLVDSCNGLILFRCYRFPDEGEFDYLVLNPATEKWVAVPITRRWSSKVQTVHLGFDPAVSSHFHVFEFQVDIDDDDYDAGDGHVLGVKIYLSATGVWSHRQSGWSMEISFELDLKSVFLDGMLYVIARESVVGSVDVEGKTWRIINFPRSKDSRFYDTGGGFIDLSQGRLHLANDDDMVGDKLAIWVLEDKDNEQWTLKHTVRYKHLVRRKHVHFGFHEFIVVAIHPDRNMVFFVFGLEKTLISYNMDSGKVSIIRNLGRTCNEHFLPYVPLFSNSLPDGGNREPAI; encoded by the coding sequence ATGATGACCGGTGGCTCCGGCTCGAAGAAGAGGGCCCGGAGGACGCGGAAGCCGGACCCGACGGCGCTGCTCACGGACGACCTCCTCGTCGAGATCCTCGCGCGCGTACCGTACAGGTCCCTCTGCCGCTGCCGGTGCGTCTCCAAGCGCTGGCGCGCGCTCATCTCCCACCCCGACCACCGCGCGAGGCTCCCCCAGACCCTCGCCGGCATCTTCTATCACGGACCCGTCGCCGTCGGCTGTGGCGGCTCCCCGGAGTCAACGTCGACAAGCAACTGCTTCGCCAGCGTGCCCGGGACCGCCCCTCCGCTCATCCACACTTCCTTCTCGTTCCTGCCCGACCGCGAGCGGGAGGAACTCGTGTTGGTGGACAGCTGCAACGGACTCATCCTCTTCCGCTGCTACAGGTTCCCTGACGAAGGCGAGTTCGATTACCTTGTCCTCAACCCTGCCACCGAGAAGTGGGTCGCCGTGCCTATCACGCGGCGCTGGTCGAGCAAGGTTCAGACGGTTCACCTCGGGTTCGACCCCGCCGTCTCCTCGCACTTCCATGTCTTTGAGTTTCAAGTGGATATAGATGACGATGATTATGATGCTGGGGATGGCCATGTCCTAGGGGTGAAGATCTACTTGTCCGCAACTGGAGTTTGGAGCCACAGGCAGAGTGGCTGGAGCATGGAAATTTCGTTCGAGCTCGATCTTAAAAGCGTATTTCTTGATGGCATGCTGTATGTAATTGCCAGGGAGAGTGTGGTTGGGTCAGTGGATGTGGAGGGGAAAACTTGGAGGATAATCAATTTTCCACGCAGCAAGGATTCACGGTTCTATGATACTGGTGGTGGATTCATTGATCTGTCCCAGGGGCGGTTGCATCTTGcaaatgatgatgatatggtcgGTGATAAGCTAGCAATCTGGGTACTCGAGGATAAAGACAATGAACAATGGACCCTAAAGCACACAGTCCGCTATAAGCATCTGGTCAGAAGGAAGCATGTCCACTTTGGATTTCATGAGTTTATAGTTGTTGCCATCCACCCAGACCGCAATATGGTATTCTTTGTTTTTGGTCTTGAGAAAACACTAATCTCTTATAACATGGATAGCGGGAAAGTATCTATCATCCGTAATCTTGGACGCACTTGCAATGAACATTTTCTTCCATATGTTCCCTTGTTTTCAAACTCATTACCAGATGGTGGGAACAGGGAACCAGCAATCTGA
- the LOC117847375 gene encoding deaminated glutathione amidase, chloroplastic/cytosolic, translated as MALASLAASLPIAAAAARFRFGVRFRGMASASAAGAATGAAARVGVVQMTSVGDVDANYATCSRLTKEAAASGVKFLCFPEVFSFIGSKDGESVKLAEPLDGPIMQRYCSLAKESGMWLSLGGFQEKGPDDSHQYNTHVLIDDSGKVRSSYRKIHLFDVDVPGNMVYKESRFTTAGDTIVAVDSPFGRLGLTVCYDLRFPELYQILRFKHEAQVLLVPSAFTKVTGEAHWEILLRARAIETQCYVIAAAQAGKHNEKRESYGDSIIIDPWGTVIARLPDRLSTGFAVADLDLSKVEAVRTRMPIAEHRKFDSDWKSLTHQ; from the exons ATGGCCCTGGCTTCCCTCGCGGCCTCgctccccatcgccgccgccgccgcgagatTCCGATTCGGCGTCCGCTTCCGCGGCATGGCCTCCGCATCGGCCGCCGGAGccgcgacgggcgcggcggcgagggtgggcGTGGTGCAGATGACCTCCGTGGGGGACGTCGACGCCAACTACGCCACCTGCTCCCGCCTCACCAAG GAAGCAGCTGCCTCTGGAGTGAAATTTCTTTGCTTCCCTGAGGTCTTCTCATTCATTGGATCCAAGGATGGCGAGTCTGTTAAGCTAGCTGAACCATTAGATGGGCCAATAATGCAGAGATATTGCTCACTTGCAAA AGAATCAGGCATGTGGTTATCTCTTGGGGGCTTTCAGGAAAAGGGACCTGATGATTCTCACCAGTACAATACTCATGTGTTAATTGATGATTCTGGAAAAGTTAGGAGCTCATATCGAAAAATACATTT GTTTGATGTTGATGTACCTGGCAATATGGTGTACAAGGAAAGTCGTTTCACAACTGCAG GCGATACAATTGTTGCTGTGGATAGCCCTTTTGGACGGTTGGGGCTTACTGTTTGCTATGATTTGAGATTCCCAGAGCTTTATCAAATTCTGCGCTTTAAGCATGAAGCACAG GTATTACTAGTACCTTCCGCATTCACCAAGGTAACCGGGGAGGCACACTGGGAAATCCTCCTCCGTGCTCGTGCAATTGAGACACAATGTTAT GTTATTGCTGCGGCTCAAGCTGGAAAGCATAATGAGAAAAGAGAAAGCTATGGTGATTCTATAATTATTGATCCATGGGGAACGGTAATAGCTCGACTTCCAG ATCGGCTCTCCACTGGATTTGCAGTTGCAGATCTTGATTTGTCAAAAGTTGAGGCTGTGAGAACTCGAATGCCAATCGCAGAG CACCGGAAATTCGACAGTGATTGGAAATCCTTGACTCACCAATAG
- the LOC117847379 gene encoding phosphoserine phosphatase, chloroplastic-like, translating into MAGSVAFEEALAARLSLFKPSIDQVQDCIEKRPPRISNGISELIEKLKARNTDVYLVSGGFQQMIKSVALELGVPHENIFANQLLFGTSGEYAGFDPTKPTSRIGEMQARQPGGADLFICYGGVQMREAVARKADWVVSDFTELMAYLA; encoded by the exons ATGGCTGGTTCAGTTGCATTTGAAGAGGCGCTTGCTGCTCGGTTATCTCTATTCAAGCCATCCATTGACCAAGTACAGGACTGTATAGAGAAGAGGCCACCAAG GATATCTAATGGCATCTCTGAACTGATCGAGAAGCTAAAAGCTAGAAATACTGATGTGTATCTTGTTTCTGGGGGCTTCCAACAGATGATTAAG TCTGTTGCATTGGAGCTTGGTGTCCCCCATGAGAACATTTTTGCTAATCAGTTACTGTTTGGAACCTCTGGAGAGTATGCTGGGTTTGACCCCACCAAGCCTACTTCACGAATTGGGG AAATGCAG GCTCGGCAACCTGGTGGAGCGGACTTGTTTATCTGCTATGGAGGAGTCCAGATGAGGGAGGCAGTTGCAAGAAAAGCCGACTGGGTTGTCTCTGATTTCACCGAGCTGATGGCCTACTTGGCATAA